From the genome of Rhizobium binae, one region includes:
- a CDS encoding AraC family transcriptional regulator, which yields MDPLSNVLALLKPRSYVSAGLDAGGAWALDFPPPDGIKFNAVVSGACWLSVDGVAESVRLEEGDCFLLTSRRAFRLASDPSVEAMPCEAIYSIARDGIATCNGGGDFFLIGSRFSFSGGNSDILLGILPPIVHVKRDSDHAAVLRWSLDRMTRELRDRQPGGFLMAEHFAHVMLMQVLRLHIASPDARGVGWLFALTDRRIGAALAAIHADPARKWTLQLLAERASMSRSTFALHFKAKVGLAPMDYLTRWRMLVAADRLANPAEAIASVGLSLGYDSESAFSTAFKRVMGCSPRQYGAAQQVGDTMRNEVGAR from the coding sequence ATGGACCCTTTATCCAATGTCCTCGCATTGCTCAAACCTCGAAGCTATGTCTCCGCGGGACTGGATGCCGGCGGCGCCTGGGCGCTCGATTTTCCACCTCCTGACGGCATCAAGTTCAACGCGGTCGTTTCCGGGGCGTGCTGGCTCAGCGTCGATGGCGTTGCCGAGTCCGTCCGGCTGGAGGAAGGCGACTGCTTTCTCCTGACAAGCCGCCGGGCTTTTCGTCTCGCCAGTGATCCATCTGTCGAAGCGATGCCCTGCGAGGCGATCTATTCGATTGCCCGCGATGGAATTGCGACCTGCAACGGCGGGGGCGATTTCTTCCTGATTGGCAGCCGTTTTTCCTTTTCGGGAGGAAACTCCGACATCCTTCTCGGCATCCTGCCGCCAATCGTTCATGTGAAAAGGGATTCCGATCACGCCGCCGTGCTGCGCTGGTCGCTCGATCGGATGACGCGCGAACTGCGCGACCGACAACCCGGCGGTTTTCTGATGGCAGAGCATTTCGCGCATGTGATGCTCATGCAGGTGTTGCGCCTCCATATCGCATCGCCGGATGCCCGCGGCGTGGGCTGGCTTTTCGCACTCACCGACAGGCGGATCGGAGCGGCGCTCGCGGCCATACATGCCGATCCGGCACGCAAATGGACGTTGCAGTTGCTGGCCGAACGGGCGTCGATGTCCCGGTCCACCTTTGCCCTTCATTTCAAGGCAAAGGTCGGGCTGGCGCCGATGGATTATTTGACGCGCTGGCGCATGCTTGTCGCGGCAGACCGGCTGGCAAATCCCGCCGAAGCAATTGCGAGCGTCGGCCTGTCGCTCGGTTATGATTCGGAAAGCGCCTTCAGCACCGCTTTCAAACGGGTTATGGGGTGCTCACCTCGGCAATATGGTGCCGCTCAGCAGGTCGGCGATACCATGCGAAATGAGGTTGGCGCTCGATGA
- a CDS encoding SDR family NAD(P)-dependent oxidoreductase: protein MNDKQVPIGSGFGARTTAVEVVAGLDLSRKCAVITGGHSGLGLETTRALAGAGARVIIGARNIDAARDAVAGIDGVQVERLDLSNLESVRRFAQRIVTAGRSIDILINSAGIMACPETRVGDGWEAQFATNHLGHFALVNSLWPALSRNARIVSVSSGGHQISGIRWDDLQFETGYDKWQAYGQSKTANALFALHLDRLARGVGIRAFSLHPGKILTPLQRYLSREEMVGAGWIDSNGNPIDPTFKTPSQGAATQLWAATSPQLEGMGGLYCEDCDVANRAFDGKPGGVSDHAVDPEQAERLWALSARLSGIDAFASPSMR from the coding sequence ATGAATGATAAGCAAGTCCCAATCGGCTCGGGCTTCGGAGCCCGCACGACCGCCGTCGAGGTCGTGGCCGGCCTTGATCTTTCCCGCAAGTGCGCCGTCATCACGGGCGGCCATTCCGGCCTCGGGCTGGAGACCACGCGCGCTCTGGCTGGCGCCGGCGCTAGGGTAATCATCGGGGCAAGGAACATTGACGCGGCCCGAGACGCCGTTGCCGGCATCGATGGCGTACAGGTCGAACGGCTGGATCTCTCCAATCTGGAAAGCGTCCGCCGCTTCGCCCAGCGCATCGTCACGGCTGGCCGCAGCATCGATATTCTCATCAACAGCGCCGGCATCATGGCCTGCCCGGAGACCCGCGTCGGCGATGGCTGGGAGGCGCAATTCGCAACGAATCATCTGGGCCATTTCGCTTTGGTTAACAGCCTTTGGCCGGCATTGTCGCGGAATGCGCGTATCGTTTCGGTTTCGTCAGGCGGCCATCAGATCTCCGGAATCCGATGGGACGACCTGCAGTTCGAGACTGGCTACGACAAATGGCAAGCCTATGGGCAGTCGAAGACAGCCAATGCGCTTTTCGCCCTGCATCTGGACAGGCTCGCGCGCGGCGTTGGTATCCGCGCGTTTTCGCTGCACCCGGGCAAGATCCTCACGCCACTGCAGCGGTATCTTTCACGAGAGGAAATGGTGGGTGCGGGGTGGATCGACTCGAACGGCAATCCGATCGACCCGACATTCAAGACGCCGTCGCAAGGCGCCGCCACCCAGCTATGGGCGGCGACCTCGCCTCAGCTCGAGGGTATGGGAGGCCTCTATTGCGAAGATTGCGATGTGGCGAACAGGGCGTTCGATGGGAAGCCGGGTGGCGTCAGCGATCACGCCGTTGACCCCGAGCAGGCCGAGCGGCTGTGGGCCCTGTCGGCCAGGCTGAGCGGCATCGACGCCTTCGCGTCACCATCAATGCGGTGA